Proteins encoded by one window of Rutidosis leptorrhynchoides isolate AG116_Rl617_1_P2 chromosome 7, CSIRO_AGI_Rlap_v1, whole genome shotgun sequence:
- the LOC139860592 gene encoding uncharacterized protein produces MSGGFGETASRPTQSSSFSNNNGSNNGDNANFECSICLDLAHDPVVTLCGHLFCWPCIYKWLHMHSHSNECPICKAFIEDGKLVPLYGRGKNSTDSKSKPNYGANIPKRPAGLRPETATTQDGNAFAQHGSGFIGGFGPAITASFGNITFSFGGFIPSIFNVELHALNFGGHHALHRDHHHEVSPLLIIGLVFLFALIWE; encoded by the coding sequence ATGTCCGGTGGTTTTGGGGAAACGGCAAGCAGGCCGACCCAAAGCTCATCGTTCTCAAACAATAATGGTTCCAACAACGGCGACAATGCAAATTTCGAATGCAGTATTTGCTTGGATTTAGCACATGATCCAGTTGTTACATTATGTGGTCACCTATTTTGTTGGCCTTGCATTTACAAATGGCTTCATATGCACTCTCATTCTAATGAATGCCCAATTTGCAAAGCCTTTATAGAAGATGGAAAATTAGTACCTTTATATGGTAGAGGTAAAAATTCAACAGATTCAAAGTCTAAACCAAATTACGGCGCAAATATCCCAAAACGCCCAGCCGGTCTTCGACCAGAGACTGCGACGACACAAGATGGAAATGCATTTGCACAACATGGGTCAGGATTTATAGGTGGTTTTGGGCCTGCAATTACAGCTAGTTTTGGGAACATTACATTTTCATTTGGTGGTTTTATTCCTTCAATTTTTAATGTTGAATTGCATGCATTAAACTTTGGAGGTCATCATGCACTACATAGAGATCACCATCATGAAGTATCACCACTTTTGATAATTGGTCTTGTTTTTCTTTTTGCTTTAATTTGGGAATGA
- the LOC139858709 gene encoding methyltransferase-like protein 2, which produces MTANNTNINQKLSLFFKSGIYRFEDSNVVFIDSVRVLNLSYSHFRVSSSSYYSRFFEQNPSGVNQPRVLQNQRKRKRKVKKPRELNERELAADDRHQRAKPLLMKAHECLLGDNDILMSLGQLRGDDESTVFDSIVNVANDEQSFVDIGSVWQSKLFEICLYVHPDYRPQKGFRSDQNCEKRNVPAFESLVANETNSDMEADFLDRKYVMPKQSSFYMSDLKQINGLIPVKDFGFKLIVVDPPWENSSASQKSKYPTLPNRYFLSLPIQKLSHTDGALVALWVTNKEKLRIFVEKELFPKWGVKYMATHYWLKVKADGSLIGELDLFHHRPYECVVLGYYSTKDEDSEFSSKLKSIPDGQVFISIPGDYSRKPPIGELLQEYIPGAKPGHCIELFAREMLAGWTSWGNEPLRFQDSRYFSRTDQ; this is translated from the exons ATGACGGCAAATAACACAAACATCAATCAGAAGCTATCATTATTCTTCAAATCAGGAATCTACCGTTTCGAGGATTCAAACGTCGTATTCATCGATTCAGTTCGCGTACTTAACCTCTCCTACTCTCATTTTAGGGTTTCCTCATCTTCTTACTACTCTCGCTTCTTCGAACAAAATCCTTCCGGTGTAAATCAACCTAGGGTTCTACAAAATCAGAGAAAACGAAAACGTAAAGTGAAAAAACCACGCGAGCTTAACGAAAGAGAACTAGCAGCTGATGATCGACATCAG AGAGCGAAGCCTTTGTTGATGAAGGCGCATGAATGCTTGCTTGGGGATAATGATATTCTGATGAGTTTAGGTCAACTGAGAGGTGATGATGAATCGACTGTTTTTGATTCAATTGTGAATGTTGCTAATGATGAACAATCGTTTGTTGATATTGGGAGTGTATGGCAATCTAAATTATTTGAAATTTGTTTGTATGTTCATCCGGATTATAGGCCACAAAAAG GTTTTCGATCTGATCAAAACTGTGAAAAAAGAAATGTTCCAGCCTTCGAGAGTTTGGTTGCTAACGAGACTAATAGTGATATGGAAGCTGATTTTCTGGATCGAAAATACGTAATGCCTAAACAGAGTTCGTTTTACATG TCTGATCTGAAGCAGATTAATGGCCTGATTCCTG TGAAAGATTTCGGTTTTAAGCTTATTGTGGTTGATCCACCTTGGGAAAATAGCAGTGCTTCCCAAAAATCAAA gtaTCCAACTTTGCCCAATCGATACTTTTTGTCTCTTCCTATTCAGAAACTTTCTCATACAGATGGTGCGTTGGTAGCTTTGTGGGTAACCAATAAAGAAAAGTTACGGATATTTGTTGAAAAAGAGTTGTTCCCTAAGTGGGGAGTCAAATACATGGCAACTCATTATTGGTTAAAG GTGAAGGCAGATGGTTCTTTGATTGGCGAGCTGGATCTGTTTCATCATAGACCATATGAATGTGTTGTCTTAGGTTACTATTCTACAAAG GATGAAGATTCCGAGTTTTCTTCTAAATTAAAATCCATTCCGGATGGTCAAGTTTTCATCAGTATCCCTGGTGACTACTCAAGAAAGCCCCCAATTGGAG agtTGCTACAGGAGTACATACCAGGAGCAAAGCCTGGTCATTGTATTGAACTCTTTGCTAGAGAAATGCTAGCTGGATGGACATCTTGGGGTAATGAACCACTTCGCTTTCAAGATTCGAGATACTTTTCCAGGACAGACCAATAA
- the LOC139858710 gene encoding geranylgeranyl pyrophosphate synthase, chloroplastic-like translates to MRSISLIDSWTSTCSIFNASSSSSLSSSSSSSSSFIGLISTRRPMMKCTKPNFKIHHHQNPIKFHVTASAIVKEEQEISHKSSFCFKSYMIEKANSVNKALDESITMKTPFKIHESMRYSLLAGGKRVRPILCIAACELVGGNESTAMPAACAVEMIHTMSLIHDDLPCMDNDDFRRGKPTNHKVYGEDVAVLAGDALLAFAFQYIASSTADVAPSRVLAAVGELAKSIGTEGLVAGQVVDIVSTGADDIGLDRLEFIHVHKTAALLEASVVLGAILGGGNEIQVEKLRKFARCIGLLFQVVDDILDVTKSSEELGKTAGKDLEVGKTTYPKLMGLDKSRQFAEELLADAKSQLEWFESEEAAAPLVALAEYIAYRQN, encoded by the coding sequence ATGAGATCTATTAGTTTAATTGATTCATGGACTTCAACATGTTCCATTTTTAatgcatcttcatcatcatcattatcatcatcatcatcatcatcatcatctttcatcgGTTTAATCTCCACAAGAAGACCCATGATGAAATGCACCAAACCCAATTTCaaaattcatcatcatcaaaacccTATAAAGTTTCATGTAACCGCTTCTGCAATTGTTAAAGAAGAACAAGAAATCTCTCACAAATCAAGCTTTTGCTTCAAGTCGTACATGATTGAAAAGGCTAATTCCGTTAATAAAGCGTTAGATGAATCAATTACCATGAAAACCCCATTTAAAATCCATGAATCCATGCGGTATTCGTTACTCGCGGGTGGTAAACGGGTCCGACCCATTTTATGCATCGCCGCCTGTGAACTCGTCGGAGGGAACGAATCAACCGCCATGCCGGCGGCGTGCGCGGTTGAAATGATCCACACCATGTCGTTAATTCATGATGACTTACCTTGTATGGATAACGACGATTTTCGCAGGGGTAAACCGACTAATCATAAGGTGTACGGTGAAGATGTGGCGGTTTTAGCGGGCGATGCGTTACTCGCGTTTGCGTTTCAGTACATTGCGAGTTCGACTGCTGACGTGGCGCCTTCGCGCGTGTTGGCAGCGGTCGGAGAGTTGGCTAAGTCGATTGGGACGGAAGGGTTGGTTGCGGGTCAAGTAGTGGATATTGTTTCGACCGGTGCGGATGATATCGGTTTGGATCGGCTTGAGTTTATACATGTGCATAAGACTGCGGCTTTATTGGAGGCTTCGGTTGTGTTGGGTGCGATTTTGGGGGGTGGTAATGAGATACAAGTTGAGAAATTGAGGAAGTTTGCGAGGTGCATCGGGTTGTTGTTTCAGGTGGTGGATGATATTTTGGATGTGACGAAATCGTCTGAAGAATTGGGGAAAACGGCGGGAAAGGATTTGGAGGTGGGGAAAACGACGTATCCGAAACTGATGGGGTTGGATAAGTCACGACAGTTTGCGGAGGAGTTGTTGGCGGATGCGAAATCGCAGTTGGAGTGGTTTGAATCGGAAGAAGCGGCTGCACCGCTGGTGGCACTAGCGGAGTATATAGCTTACAGGCAGAATTGA